A stretch of DNA from Microlunatus capsulatus:
AGCTGACCGACCGCGTCTTCGAGGCGGACACGCCGGGTCACGTCGTCCGGCACGGGGGCAAGACCGTCCTCTACGCCGACGGCACCAGCGACACGACGATCTTCGACACGGCCGCGCTGGCCACGGCCGAGGGTCTTCCCGAGCGCGAGACGGTCGAGGGGACCGAGGCCCACCACGGCGTCTCCGTCGTGCTCGAGGACGGCACCTTCCTCACCACCGTCGGGAACGCCGACGGCCGCAACGGCATCGAGGTGCGCGACGCGGCGGGGAAGAAGATCGCCGAGAGCGACGACTGCCCCGGCGTGCACGGCGAGGGCACGGCGCAGGGCGAGGCCGTCGTCTTCGGCTGCGAGGACGGCGCCCTCCTCTACAGCGACGGGACGATCACCAAGCTCGACGCCCCGGACGAGCCGTACGGCCGGATGGGCAACGCCTACGTCAGCGAGACCAGCCCGGTCGTCGTCGGCGACTACAAGGACGACGCCGACGCCGAGGGCTACCTGCTCGACCAGGTCACCCTGATCGACACCGCCGAGAAGACCCTCGAGGTCGTCGACCTGCCCGAGGGCGTGGAGTACACGTTCCGCGACGTCGCCCGGGGCCCGGGGGAGATGGCCTCCATCATCGGCACCGACGGCTCCGTCCACGTGCTCGACCCGGAGAACGGTGAGATCACGCAGTCGATCCCGGTGATCGCGGCGTGGGAGGGGCCGGCCGAGTGGCAGGACCCGCACCCGGCCATCGTCGTCGACGGGGACGTCGCCTACGTGACCGAGCCCGCCGCGAACAAGGTGCACGCCGTCGACCTGACCTCGGGTGAGGTCACCGCGACGGGTG
This window harbors:
- the aztD gene encoding zinc metallochaperone AztD, which codes for MHPTSLRRAKLPVLALGTALALAACSSSTGAAPAAGPSSSAASASTSPSPAAAGARLALSYTGGIMVLDGTTLEPVAELESEEFTRLNPAGDGRHVMVTMSKGFQVLDTGAGTGGPAELTDRVFEADTPGHVVRHGGKTVLYADGTSDTTIFDTAALATAEGLPERETVEGTEAHHGVSVVLEDGTFLTTVGNADGRNGIEVRDAAGKKIAESDDCPGVHGEGTAQGEAVVFGCEDGALLYSDGTITKLDAPDEPYGRMGNAYVSETSPVVVGDYKDDADAEGYLLDQVTLIDTAEKTLEVVDLPEGVEYTFRDVARGPGEMASIIGTDGSVHVLDPENGEITQSIPVIAAWEGPAEWQDPHPAIVVDGDVAYVTEPAANKVHAVDLTSGEVTATGALDVTPNELAVAAG